From Hoeflea sp. 108:
AGTCCGGAAACCTTCACCGGCGACACGATCGATGCCGGCGCGCTGGCAGAGGAATTCTTCGGCCTGGCGATCGATCCCTATCCGCGCAAGACGGGCGCTTCCGTGGCGACCGCCGGCGACGATATCGAGCCGGTCGAGAGCGAATTCCAGAAAAAGCTTCGTCTTATATCCAAGAAGCTTTGAAAACGGCCCGCGTTTCGCGTAATCCCGGTTGTGCGGTCATTCAAAACCGCTATTTTCGCCGGACTTTTGCGTGCCCCTACGCCAACAGTGAGATGACCGACGCGTGATCAAGATTTCCATTGATGCCATGGGCGGCGACCACGGACCTTCCGTGATCATTCCCGCGCTGGCCAAGGTTGCCATCAGGCGCAGCGACATTCGCTTCATCATCTATGGCCGCGAGGAACTGGTCCGTCCCGAACTCGCCAAGCAGCCGAGGCTGGCCGCGGTCAGCGAGTTCGTGCACTGCGAGGTTTCCGTGCGCATGGACGACAAGCCGAGCCAGGCCCTGCGCCATGGCCGCTGGAAGTCGTCGATGTGGAAGGCCATCGAGGCGGTCAAGTCGGGAACCGCTGACGCCTGCGTTTCCGCCGGCAACACCGGCGCGCTGATGGCGATGTCCAAGTTCTGCCTGCGCACTATGGCGACCATCGACCGTCCCGCGATTGCGGCCCTTTGGCCGACGACACGCGGCGAGAGCGTCGTGCTCGACGTAGGTGCCACCATCGGTGCCGACGCGCATCAGCTCATCGATTTCGCCATCCTCGGCACGGGCATGGCGCGCGCCCTGTTCGGCGTCGAGCGGCCGACCGTCGGCCTGCTCAATGTCGGGGTCGAAGAGATCAAGGGCCAGGAAGAGGTCAAGGAAGCCGGGCGCATGCTACGTGAGGCCAACATGGCTTCGATGAGCTACCAGGGCTTCGTCGAAGGCGACGACATCGGCAAGGGCGTCACCGACGTCGTCGTGACCGAAGGCTTCTCCGGCAACATCGCGCTCAAGACCGCCGAAGGCACGGCGCGGCAGATCGCCGGCTACCTGCGCGAGGCGATGAGCCGGACACTGATGGCCAAGATCGGCTACATCTTCGCCAAGGGCGCTTTCGACCGCCTGCGCGAAAAGATGGACGTGCGTCGCGCCAATGGCGGCGTGTTCCTCGGCCTGAACGGCATCGTGGTGAAAAGCCATGGCGGCGCCGACGAGGATGGTTTCGCCGCGGCCATCGAAATGGCCTATGATATGGTGCGCAACCGGCTGCTCGACCGCATCGAGGCAGATCTCGATCTGTTTCACGCACGCAACCCGCATGCCGCGATGGGCCGTCCCACCGCTGCGGTCGAAGATCAGGAATAGGATTTTTTCAACGTGATCAGATCAGTTGTGCGCGGCATTGGTTCGGCGCTGCCCCGCCGCATCATGAAGAACGCAGATTTTGAAGGCATGGTCGAGACCTCGGACGAGTGGATCGCCCAGCGCACGGGCATCCGCCAGCGCCACATTGCTGCCGATGACGAAACGACGGCATCGCTGGGCGAGGCTGCGGCGCGTGCCGCGCTCGAAAATGCCGGCCTGACGCCCGACGACATCGACCTGATCGTACTCGCCACCTCCACGCCCAACAACACCTTCCCGGCCACCGCCGTCGAGATCCAGAACCGGCTCGGCATGCGCCATGGCTTCGCCTTCGACATGCAGGCGGTGTGCAGCGGCTTCGTCTATGCCGTCACCACGGCCGACCTCTACATCAAGGGCGGCTTGGCCAAGCGCGTGCTGGTCATCGGCGCCGAAACCTTCTCGCGCATCCTCGACTGGAGCGATCGCTCCACCTGCGTGCTGTTCGGCGATGGCGCCGGTGCGCTGGTGCTCGAGGCCGAGCAGGGCGAGGGCACCATCGCCGACCGTGGCGTGCTGGCGGCCAGCTTGCGCTCGGACGGCGTCCACAAGGACAAGCTTTATGTCGACGGCGGCCCGTCGACGACAGGCACTGTCGGCCATCTGAAGATGGAAGGCCGCGAGGTCTTCAAGCATGCCGTGGGCATGATCACCGACGTGATCGAGGACGTTTTCTCCCAGACCGGCGTCTCCGCCGAGACGCTGGACTGGTTCGTTCCGCATCAGGCCAACAAGCGCATCATCGACGCCTCGGCCAAGAAGCTCGGCATTGCCGACGAAAAGGCCGTGGTCACCGTCCATATGCACGGCAACACTTCGGCGGCGTCGGTTCCCCTCGCACTTTCGGTTGCGGTGGCTGATGGACGCATCAAGAAGGGCGACCTTGTTATGCTTGAGGCCATGGGCGGCGGCTTCACCTGGGGTGCAGTGCTCGTCCGCTGGTGATTTGGGGCGCAAGCGCCTCAAATTGACGCCTACCCGAAGGTCATGGCATCGGTCCTTGACCTTGACGTTTCAACGACTTAACCTCCGGCGCGTTTGCTAAATCGTTGTTTTTGGGGATTGGACCGTCGCATGGGGGGAAAGACACTTACGCGTGCCGACCTCGCCGAGTCCGTTTATCGGAAAGTCGGCCTTTCACGTACCGAGTCGGCACAGCTCGTGGAAACGGTTCTTGACGAGATTTGTGAGGCAATTGTTCGCGGTGAGACAGTGAAACTGTCGTCCTTCGCCACCTTTCATGTCCGGGACAAGAATGAGCGTATCGGTCGCAACCCCAAGACCGGCGAGGAAGTGCCGATCCTGCCGCGCCGGGTGATGACGTTCAAGGCATCCAACGTGCTGAAAAGCCGTATCCTGCGGGCGCACCAGGGGCCCAAGGCCAAGGGCGGCAAGTAGCAGTTTCTGATGCTATCCAGTTGACAGCCTGGCGCTTCCGCAGCGCCGGGCTTGAATGTTTTTGCGCAAACCGCTGAAATGAATCACGAATCGTTTGCGAAAGTGGCGACCATGGACAAGAGCCCCGACGCCTTCCGCACCATCAGCGAAGTGGCCGAAGATCTGGACTTGCCGCAGCATGTGCTGCGCTTCTGGGAAACCCGTTTCACCCAGATCAAGCCGATGAAGCGCGGCGGCGGCCGGCGCTACTATCGCCCGCAGGATGTCGAGCTGATCAAGGGCATCCGCCACATGCTCTACGAGCAGGGCTACACCATCAAGGGCGTGCAGAAGCTGTTGCGCGACAATGGCAACCAGTTCCTCGTCGCCATCGGCAACGGCGACATGAAGGCTGTTGAGGCTATTGCCCAGCGCAAGGCAGCCGAAGCGCCGCTCACCCCGGCCGCCCAGCCGCGCACCGACGAGGAAATGCTGGTGGGCGAGGCGCGGGCCAAGCCCAGCCGGCGTTTCTTCGGTCTCGGCAAGGGGGACGACGAAGGGCCTGTTCCCGCCGATTCGGGCAAGCTTTCGCGCGACAATAGGGCGTTGCTGCAGGAGGCTCTTTTCGACCTTCTCGAGTGCAAGCGCCTGCTCGATCAGGTGCGCTGAGGCGGCCTTCCGCAGCGCTCCTGGCCTTTGTCCGCAGGCCGGTTTCGACAATGAACAAGATTGGCGGAAAAGCTGCCGAATTGGGTTGACCGCGACGTCATAATCAAGGTAGATCGCGGCCGGTCCGGAGTGTAGCGCAGCCCGGTAGCGCACTTGACTGGGGGTCAAGGGGTCGTCGGTTCGAATCCGGCCACTCCGACCATTTTTCCCTTCCCCTGATTTCTTCCTGATGAAAATCCGACTTGAGCGGGCGGCTAGAGCCGCCGCCATGTCGGCCTGTCTTCTTTGAAACGCTGGTATCTCAAATAGAGAACGCCACGGACGGGGAGGGCGTCCGTGGCGTTGTTGGTGTGGCAAGGCGCGCCTTCGGCGCGTCGCCTGGCATCACATTGCGTGGCCTACAAGAACGTAGTCGATCTTGGCGCCATTATCGTGCTCAGAGATCGCCACCTTCTTGCCGGCGGCAATGTTGGTCGGGATCGCAACGTCCATCGGGATGGTGTAGCTTTCGCCGTCCTTGAGCGTGATGACGCGGGTATGCGGGTTGAACTTGGCGACGACACCGTCGACTTCCGAGGCCATGGCTGCACCCGACATAAGGGCGAGAGCGGCGGCTGCAAGAACAAACTTTCTCATCGTACTTCTCCTGTTTGCTTATCTTCGAAGCGTTGGGTCATTGTTTCCATTGCTTGACGATAAATAAACGGGCGGCTGGGCGAATGGTTACATGCTGTTCGGTAAACTCGATACACAACTCATTCACGCTTTATTGTGATTGCTGCGATGCAACCAAACCGGAGTGCAAAGGCGAATCCGGAGGGGAACGGGGCGATGTTCCGTGGGGCATGAATTAAAAAAACGCCACGGAGAGGCCCCGTGGCGTTTCTTGTCGGTGTCACCGGCGTTGCGCCGGTCGGCGTTGATCAGAGCGACTTCAAAACGCCCGTAACACGGTCGCCGTCGCTGTTGAGCTGGATCGATACCTTCTCGCCGTTCTGGATCGAGGGCACCGCCACGTCACGCGGAATGGTATAGCTCTGGCCGTTGTCGAGGGTGATGACGCGGACGTCGCTGTTGTACTTGGCAACGGTGCCGTCGGTCGATGACGCCAGGGCAGCGCCCGACATCAGGGCGAGGGCTGAGGCAGCGAGGATGAGCTTCTTCATTTTGGTAGTCCTTTGTTTGGTGGAGCGCGGACATCGCTTGTTCAGGCGTCACGCGCTCTGGGGGCGACGATCGTGGGAGGGCGATCGTCGTCGGGAAGAAACGGATGGCTTACAGCGACTTCAGGACGGTGGTGACACGGTCGCCTTCGCCGTTGAGCAGGATCGTTACCTTCTCGCCGGTCGAGATCGACGGCACGGCAACATCACGCGGGACCGTGTAGCTCTTGCCGTTGTCGAGGGTGATGACCCGGGCCTCGCTGTTGTACTTGGCGACGATGCCATCGTTGGAGGCAAGCGCTGCACCAGACATCATGGCGAGGGCCGAAGCGGCGAGGATGAGCTTCTTCATTTTGGTATTCCTTTCGTTTGGTCGAGCGCGGACGTCGCTTGTTCAGGCATCACGCGCTCTGGGGGGCAGCAATCGTGGGAGGGCGATTGCCGTTGGGGAGAAATGGTTGGCTTACATCGACTTCAGGACGGTGGTGACGCGGTCGCCTTCGCCGTTGAGCAGGATCGTTACCTTCTCGCCGGCCGAAATCGACGGCACGGCCACGTCGCGCGGGATGGTGTAGCTCTGGCCATTCTCGAGCGTGATGACGCGGACATCGCTGTTGTATTTGGCGACGATGCCGTCGGCGGACGAAGCCAGGGCGGCGCCCGACATAAGAGCGAGGGCCGTGGCAGCAAGGATGATCTTCTTCATGTCAAAGTACCTTTCATTTTCGAACAGCGGCGGCTGTCTTTTGTCTGGTCGCTTCGCCTCCGCTTTGCGGCAGGTCCTGGCGCCATGGGCCGTCTTGCTGTTCGCCTTTCTTGGGGGATGCCGGCACGAGTTCGACCTTTCCCGCTCCTTGCGGGGCGAGTTGTCTATCCGTGCCGGGTAGTTGGGAGCCGGGGGTGGGAGGTTCCACGGCCCCTTGACTTGGGAGGTTAGGGAGACTGTCTGGAAAGAGAGGCTTGATAGCCGTTACAGCGACTTCAGCACGCCCGTCACGCGGTCGCCTTCGCCGTTGAGCTGGATCGAGACCTTCTCGCCAGTTCGGATCGAGGGCATAGCAACGTCACGCGGTACGGTGTAGCTGTTGCCGTTTTCGAGAGTAATGACGCGGGTGTCGGCATTAAATTTGCCAATTACACCGTCAGTAGAAGATGCAAAAGCGGCTCCTGACATCATGGTGATGGCTGCAGCGGCAAGGATGATCTTCTTCATGTTAGTATTCCTTTCATCGGTCGTTAGCGCGACCGGATTTTTATTCCGTCTGTTCGCTTACAGGTTTTAGATAGGCGCCTATCTTTCGAATTACCATGGGTGGGACAGTCACTCTGATTCACAAAACGGTCACGGCGATGTGAGCCGGCAAATCGGTGCCGGACCGTTCACAAAACGGACGGGATGTGAGCAATGGCCGCGCGCGACGGAGACTCAGGCAACCTGCCGGGCGAGCCTGTGCTGATGGCGGGTCTCAAGCGCAATCGCGCCCCAGATCAGGCCGAGCAGCAGGTAGAAATGGCGCCAGTGGTCCGTGTCGATCACGGAGCCGAGTGCGATATGGCCGATGAGGACGACATAGGCAGAGAGCAGGTAGGGCTGCCACGGCCGGTCACGCAAAAGGATGCGGAAGCCTGCCGCCACGGTCCACACGATCATGGTCAGCCACGACGCGAAACCCAGCCAGCCATAATCCATCAGGGCCTTGAGCCAGATGTTGTGGGTGTCCTCTCCATAGATCTGGCCGAAAACGAGCGGGCCGATGCCGAAGGGATTTTCGGTGGCGAGCATGAAACCGATGCCATAGCGGGCAAAACGGCCGACGCGTGCGCCGTCATAGTCCTGCACCAGCTTGGCGCGCGTCGTGAACAGCTCGCCGATGCTGGGGATCTGCAGGACGATCAGCAGTGCCACTGCGAGCAATGCGACAGCGGCGATGCTCATGATGACCACACGCAGCCGGAACCTGCCGCTGTTGCTCTGCAGGAAGAGGAAGCCGGTCAGCAGGATCGCTGAAGCGCCGAACAGGCCCCATGCGCCGCGCGAGAAAGACAGGAATATGCCGCCGGTGACGATCAGCAGCGGCACTGCATAGAATGCCATCTTGGCCGGGTTGCCGGTCAGGACGCGATAGAGCAGGTAGACACCAGGCAAGGTGAGATAGGGGCCGAACACGTTCGGATCCTGGAAGGCGCCGGCGGCGCGCCCGAACTTGGTGAACATGTCCGCGCCCGGCACCGCGCCGAAATAGCCGAGAATGCCGAGCAGCGACGTCACTACGGCCGCCGTCATCCACGACAGGAAGATGACGCGATAGAGCCTGGGGTCGGCGGCGGTGACCGCGGCGAAGAAGATGGCCGTGAAGGCGAGGAACAGCGACACCGCCAGGTAGAGCGGCGTGCTCATCAGGTTTTCCATCTGCGTCATGGAAATCATGCCGCCGATATTGAAGGTGACGAGCAGAACGACCAGCGGCGCGATGGCGCCCGGTATACGCAGGCCAAACAGCGCCCAGATGGCGATCAGGACGGCCATGTAGATTTCGTAAGGCGCCGGCTCGCGGATGACGAAGCCGGACAGCAGCACGCCAAGGGCAATCGCACCCGTCGAGATCAGGCTGATCAGCTTGGCGTTGACGGCCGCTCGCGGCAGCTCATAAGCGATCGCGCTCAATAGGCGTTTTCCGTGTTGAGCAGCCGGATCGGCGTCAGGAACAGGATTTTGATGTCGAACCAGAGCGACCAGTTCTCGATGTAATAGAGGTCGAGTTCGGTGCGCTTACGGATTTTCTCGTCGGTGTCCATCTCGCCGCGCCAGCCATTGATCTGCGCCCAGCCGGTGACGCCTGGCTTGACCTTGTGGCGGGCGAAATAGCCGTCGACCACCTCGTTGTAGAGCAGGTTGTGCGACTGCGCCGCCACCGCATGCGGACGCGGCCCGACCAGCGACAGGCTGCCGAACAGCGAATTGAAGAACTGCGGCAGCTCGTCGATTGAGGTCTTGCGGATGAAGCGGCCGACGCGGGTGACGCGCGGGTCGTTCTTGGTCACAGACTTGCGGGCGGTCGGATCGGACTGGTCCGCATACATCGAGCGGAACTTGTAGACCTCGATGACCTCGTTGTTGAAGCCGTGGCGCTTCTGCTTGAACAGCACCGGACCCTTGCTGTCGAGCTTGATGGCAATAGCGGTCGCCAGCATGACCGGCGAGAAGGCGACGATGCCAAGCAGGCTGAAGAGGATGTCGAAGGCGCGCTTGGCAACCGAATCCCAGTCGTTGATCGGTTTGTCGAAGATGTCGAGCATCGGCACCGCGCCGATGAAGGAGTATGCGCGCGGCCGGAACTGCAGCTGGTTGGAATGCGCTGAAAGCCGGATGTCGACAGGCAGCACCCAGAGTTTCTTCAGCAACTGCAGCACCCGGGTCTCAGCCGTCAGCGGCAGCGATACGATCAGCATGTCGATGCGGGCGATGCGGGCGAACTCGAGCAGCTCCGACACCGTGCCGAGCTTGGGATAGCCGGCGACGATAGGCGGTGAGCGGCGGTTGTCGCGGTCGTCGAAGATGCCGCAGATTCGGATGTCGTTGAACGGCTGCTGCTCGATCGAGCGGATCAGCACTTCGGCTGCCTGGCCGCCGCCGACGATGACGGCGCGGCGCTCCATACGCCCGTTGCGCGCCCAGCGTCTGATGACGCGCGCGACAAGGAGGCGAAGACCCACCAGAAGCACGATACCTGCGGCAAACCACGCGCCGAAGATCAGGCGCGAAAAGTCCTCGGATACTTTCATGAAGAAGGCGGCAACGGCCATCATGGCGAAGGTGCCAACCCAGCACAGCAGCGCCCGTCCGAGGGCGGAGCCAGGCTTCAGCAGCGATTGCAACTGATAGCAGTCAGCGATTTCGAGGAAAATCACCGTTGCCAGCGACGCGGTCAGGATGACGACGGGGTATTGCCAGCCGAGGTGGCCGAGGAAGCCGAGATAATAGATGTAGATGAGGAAGCCTGACGCGAGCAGCAGCCCGAATTCGATCAGCCGCACCCCGCCGCTGACCATGACCGGGGACATGGTGTCGCGCCGGTACTGCGCCGCCACTTCCTGGGCGACCTTGCTCAGCGAGGCCACGCCTTCCTTCTTGCCGTCGTCGCTGGCGGCCTTGACCGCTTCGGCGGTGAAGCGATGCGCTGGATCTTTTTCGGTCATCGTCATCGATCTGCCCTTAGGCAGCCCTGTCTAGCAGGACTGGCCTAACACAGATGGCCTAAGAAACCCTTGAGCGGGATCAGGCCGCAACCGGCGCGAGCACGGAAAGATAAGCGCCTTCGACATCGGCGGCCATGACCCTGGCGCTGAAGCGGGATTTGAGCTCGTCCGTGTTGGGAAGCCTTGCGGCATAGGCTGCCGGTGCGCTCAGGACTTCCGTCATCTTGGCCGCGATCTGGTCCCTGTCGGGCATGACCAGTGCCGGGGATTTGTCGCCGAGAATCTCGGGGATGCCGCCCACTGACGTCGCCACCATCGGCTTGCCGGCGGCAAGTGCCTCCAGCACGATGTAAGGCATGGCCTCGGCGCGCGACGGTACCACCACGCATCTGGCGAGGGCAAAGGCCTGGCGGGCCGGCATCGGATCGTGAAAGCGGACCTGACCCGCAAGTCCTAGCCGTTCGACCTGCTGGCGGTAGCGGGGCAGGTCGTCGCCGGCGCCGACCATGGCGGCGGAAACGTTTCCGGCAACCTTGTCGCGGATCGAAGCCAGCGCGTCGATGAAGAGGTCGGGCCCCTTCAGGTCGCGCATCATGCCGATATAGAGAAAGTCGGCGGCATTTTCATTTGCAGGAACGGGCTCGAACTCGCTGTCGCGCAGCCCGTTGTAGACCAGGCTGTCGGGCACCAGGGGAGCGCCCACCTTGCGCACGAAGGTGCGCCGCTCGTAATCGGAGACGAACAGCAGGTGATCGGTGAACCGCTCCATCAGGCGTTCCAGCCCAAAGAACAGTTTTCCGGTCGACGTCCGCTCGTCATAGTGCAGACTGCCGCCATGCGGCGAGTAGAAGCGGGCCACGCGAGACCTTGAAACCCGCAACAGTGAGCCGAACGCACGCGCATAGACGCCACCCTTGGCGCCGTGCCCGTGCAGCACGTCCGGCTGCAATTCCTTGATGATCCTGTAGGTGCGCCAACCCGAGGCGATGTCGCCGGGGCCGATATGGCGCTGCATGGAGGTGCGCCGGATGCCGAGTGTCAGCATCGGGCGGATCGCCTCGAACAGGCGCTCTTCGTGTTCGCCGCCGGTGGTTGAATCGCAGATGAGGCCGACCGAATGGCCGGCGGCCACCTGGGCCTCGGTCAAGTCTCGCACATGCCTGAAGATGCCGCCGACCGGCGACCTGAAGCAGTGAACGATCCGGAGCTTGCGGGGTGGGATCTGGAGCACGGCGTCTTAGAACAGCCGTTCGCGGATATAGATCGTGTCGCCGGGCAGCAGCGGGTCGCTGGTGACCACGCGGCCGGTCATCACCTTGCCGTTGATGTCGCGGGTGATGTCGACATTGGCCTGGTTGGCGCGGGCGCTGAACCCGCCGGCCATCGCGATGGCCTTCTGCACGGTGAGGCCCGGCACATAGGAATATTGCCCGGCGGCGCCGACTTCGCCCATCACGAAGATCGGGCGGTAGCGGTCGACTTCGACCGACACGTCGGGATCACGCAGGAAGCCCTGGCGCAGCTTTGCGGCCAGCGCTGCCTCGACCTGCTGGGCCGTCTGGCCACGCGCCGGCACGGCGCCGACGAGCGGGACTGAGATGTAGCCGGACTGGTCGACGCTGTAGGTGTTGGTCAGGCCTTCCTGCTCGAACACCGTGACACGGATGCGGTCGCCTGCGCCGAGACGAT
This genomic window contains:
- the plsX gene encoding phosphate acyltransferase PlsX, which translates into the protein MIKISIDAMGGDHGPSVIIPALAKVAIRRSDIRFIIYGREELVRPELAKQPRLAAVSEFVHCEVSVRMDDKPSQALRHGRWKSSMWKAIEAVKSGTADACVSAGNTGALMAMSKFCLRTMATIDRPAIAALWPTTRGESVVLDVGATIGADAHQLIDFAILGTGMARALFGVERPTVGLLNVGVEEIKGQEEVKEAGRMLREANMASMSYQGFVEGDDIGKGVTDVVVTEGFSGNIALKTAEGTARQIAGYLREAMSRTLMAKIGYIFAKGAFDRLREKMDVRRANGGVFLGLNGIVVKSHGGADEDGFAAAIEMAYDMVRNRLLDRIEADLDLFHARNPHAAMGRPTAAVEDQE
- a CDS encoding beta-ketoacyl-ACP synthase III, giving the protein MIRSVVRGIGSALPRRIMKNADFEGMVETSDEWIAQRTGIRQRHIAADDETTASLGEAAARAALENAGLTPDDIDLIVLATSTPNNTFPATAVEIQNRLGMRHGFAFDMQAVCSGFVYAVTTADLYIKGGLAKRVLVIGAETFSRILDWSDRSTCVLFGDGAGALVLEAEQGEGTIADRGVLAASLRSDGVHKDKLYVDGGPSTTGTVGHLKMEGREVFKHAVGMITDVIEDVFSQTGVSAETLDWFVPHQANKRIIDASAKKLGIADEKAVVTVHMHGNTSAASVPLALSVAVADGRIKKGDLVMLEAMGGGFTWGAVLVRW
- a CDS encoding integration host factor subunit alpha, coding for MGGKTLTRADLAESVYRKVGLSRTESAQLVETVLDEICEAIVRGETVKLSSFATFHVRDKNERIGRNPKTGEEVPILPRRVMTFKASNVLKSRILRAHQGPKAKGGK
- a CDS encoding MerR family transcriptional regulator codes for the protein MDKSPDAFRTISEVAEDLDLPQHVLRFWETRFTQIKPMKRGGGRRYYRPQDVELIKGIRHMLYEQGYTIKGVQKLLRDNGNQFLVAIGNGDMKAVEAIAQRKAAEAPLTPAAQPRTDEEMLVGEARAKPSRRFFGLGKGDDEGPVPADSGKLSRDNRALLQEALFDLLECKRLLDQVR
- a CDS encoding DUF1344 domain-containing protein, which gives rise to MRKFVLAAAALALMSGAAMASEVDGVVAKFNPHTRVITLKDGESYTIPMDVAIPTNIAAGKKVAISEHDNGAKIDYVLVGHAM
- a CDS encoding DUF1344 domain-containing protein, which encodes MKKLILAASALALMSGAALASSTDGTVAKYNSDVRVITLDNGQSYTIPRDVAVPSIQNGEKVSIQLNSDGDRVTGVLKSL
- a CDS encoding DUF1344 domain-containing protein; its protein translation is MKKLILAASALAMMSGAALASNDGIVAKYNSEARVITLDNGKSYTVPRDVAVPSISTGEKVTILLNGEGDRVTTVLKSL
- a CDS encoding DUF1344 domain-containing protein, which encodes MKKIILAATALALMSGAALASSADGIVAKYNSDVRVITLENGQSYTIPRDVAVPSISAGEKVTILLNGEGDRVTTVLKSM
- a CDS encoding DUF1344 domain-containing protein, with translation MKKIILAAAAITMMSGAAFASSTDGVIGKFNADTRVITLENGNSYTVPRDVAMPSIRTGEKVSIQLNGEGDRVTGVLKSL
- a CDS encoding O-antigen ligase family protein, coding for MSAIAYELPRAAVNAKLISLISTGAIALGVLLSGFVIREPAPYEIYMAVLIAIWALFGLRIPGAIAPLVVLLVTFNIGGMISMTQMENLMSTPLYLAVSLFLAFTAIFFAAVTAADPRLYRVIFLSWMTAAVVTSLLGILGYFGAVPGADMFTKFGRAAGAFQDPNVFGPYLTLPGVYLLYRVLTGNPAKMAFYAVPLLIVTGGIFLSFSRGAWGLFGASAILLTGFLFLQSNSGRFRLRVVIMSIAAVALLAVALLIVLQIPSIGELFTTRAKLVQDYDGARVGRFARYGIGFMLATENPFGIGPLVFGQIYGEDTHNIWLKALMDYGWLGFASWLTMIVWTVAAGFRILLRDRPWQPYLLSAYVVLIGHIALGSVIDTDHWRHFYLLLGLIWGAIALETRHQHRLARQVA
- a CDS encoding undecaprenyl-phosphate glucose phosphotransferase, which encodes MTEKDPAHRFTAEAVKAASDDGKKEGVASLSKVAQEVAAQYRRDTMSPVMVSGGVRLIEFGLLLASGFLIYIYYLGFLGHLGWQYPVVILTASLATVIFLEIADCYQLQSLLKPGSALGRALLCWVGTFAMMAVAAFFMKVSEDFSRLIFGAWFAAGIVLLVGLRLLVARVIRRWARNGRMERRAVIVGGGQAAEVLIRSIEQQPFNDIRICGIFDDRDNRRSPPIVAGYPKLGTVSELLEFARIARIDMLIVSLPLTAETRVLQLLKKLWVLPVDIRLSAHSNQLQFRPRAYSFIGAVPMLDIFDKPINDWDSVAKRAFDILFSLLGIVAFSPVMLATAIAIKLDSKGPVLFKQKRHGFNNEVIEVYKFRSMYADQSDPTARKSVTKNDPRVTRVGRFIRKTSIDELPQFFNSLFGSLSLVGPRPHAVAAQSHNLLYNEVVDGYFARHKVKPGVTGWAQINGWRGEMDTDEKIRKRTELDLYYIENWSLWFDIKILFLTPIRLLNTENAY
- a CDS encoding glycosyltransferase family 4 protein produces the protein MVHCFRSPVGGIFRHVRDLTEAQVAAGHSVGLICDSTTGGEHEERLFEAIRPMLTLGIRRTSMQRHIGPGDIASGWRTYRIIKELQPDVLHGHGAKGGVYARAFGSLLRVSRSRVARFYSPHGGSLHYDERTSTGKLFFGLERLMERFTDHLLFVSDYERRTFVRKVGAPLVPDSLVYNGLRDSEFEPVPANENAADFLYIGMMRDLKGPDLFIDALASIRDKVAGNVSAAMVGAGDDLPRYRQQVERLGLAGQVRFHDPMPARQAFALARCVVVPSRAEAMPYIVLEALAAGKPMVATSVGGIPEILGDKSPALVMPDRDQIAAKMTEVLSAPAAYAARLPNTDELKSRFSARVMAADVEGAYLSVLAPVAA
- a CDS encoding polysaccharide biosynthesis/export family protein, which codes for MKSFSPVRHALVAVMLVAAGCSSYKPAPAAFHEALDQPYRLGAGDRIRVTVFEQEGLTNTYSVDQSGYISVPLVGAVPARGQTAQQVEAALAAKLRQGFLRDPDVSVEVDRYRPIFVMGEVGAAGQYSYVPGLTVQKAIAMAGGFSARANQANVDITRDINGKVMTGRVVTSDPLLPGDTIYIRERLF